The nucleotide window GAGGAGTCGCACGTCGGCGTGCTCGTAGTACCGCAACACCCACAGCGCGTGACCGGCGAACCAGTTCGCCCGGTCGCCGTACACCACGACCGTCGTCTCCGGGGTGATTCCCAACTCACCCAGCAGTGACGACAGCTCCTCGGGATCGACGAGTTCGTCCCCGAGCCCGTCGACGAGGTCTGCCTCCCAGTCGACGCCGACGGCACCCGGTACGTGCCAGTCGTCGTACACCTCCGGCTCCATGTCCACCTCGACGAGCCGCACGTCCGGGTCGTCCGACCGAACGGCGTCGAGGTTGTCCAGCACCCACTCTGCCGTTGCGACCGACTCGTTGTTCTCGTAGTGTGACACGGCCCCGCGTAGACCTCGAGAGTATAAAAATTATGTAGCAGGATCGTAGCGTTTGATCGTGTCAACAGGCACAGTAGTACTCACGACCGCCGAACGCCGTCTCGATCGCCTTCGCTGCCGGTCCGGGGTCCGACGGACGGTAGACGCCGGTCGTGAACCCCGGCTCCGTCTCGAAGTCGCCGGCGACGAGCCGTTCCCAGTCTGCCCGCGACAGAGCGTCGCGGAAAGCGGGGTCGCTCGCACACAGCTCCAGGTAGTCCGGGAGGAACACCCACCGTGCGTCACCGACGCCGTCGCGGCCGTCCGTCCCGACGGCCCGGGCCGACGAGACGGCGTCGACCGTGTCGGCGTACGCCGCCAACGGGAGGTTCGCCCCGGCCGCGACCGGCATCGAGATCCACTTCCAGGGCCGCGTGTTCACGTCTAAGAGGACGTACTCCCCGCGGTCCTCGTCGTAGACGAACTCCGACTCGCTGATCCCGTGGTAGCCCGTCTCGTCGAGAACCGACAGCGCCCGCTCGGCGATCTCCGGCTGGGCCGTCGTCTCGACGAGACAGGAGGTGCCGAACCCCTGCGGGTACCGCACCGCGGCGTTGCCGACGACACCCAGCGCGTCGTGGTCGGCCAACGGTCCGTCGCCGACGCCGGCGAAGGAGACGCCGTCGGCGGGCGGTCGGTACGAGGCCAGCGAGGCGTCTCGGCCGGTCGCCACCGAGACGGACTCTTGGACGAGCACGCGAGCGTCCGCCGCCCGGGCCGCCGCAATCGTCTCGTCGAACTCCGCGCGCGTCTCCGCCTCCACGACGTTCGTCCCGAACGCCTCCTCGAACTTCCGTTTGTGCGCGGGCTTGACGACGAGCGGGAAGCCGCCGACGGCGTCGACAGCGTCGTCCGGGTCCGTCTCCGTCAGGTCCCGCGTCTCCGGGTACGGCACGCCGTGTTCCTCGGCGAGTGTGTACAGGTTCGCCTTGTCCAGGACGGGGTCGACGTCCGGGTCGAAGGAGAGCCGGACCCCCTCCGGCCGTGTCTCGGCGAACCCGCGGACCCACTCGTCCATACAGGCGAACGCGACCGGCTCCGTCCCCAGCTCGGCGACGAGCGACTCCACGTCCGCCCGGAACCCCTCCGGGTCCGACAGAGGGTACGTCACGCTGCCGGCGAAGTCGACCGCCCGCGAGGGGGGCGCGACCCCGTTCTCGTCTCGGTCGACCGCGATCACCGGTACGTCCGCGGTCGACAGCGCCCGCGCCACACTCACTCCGGTGACGTGAGCGTTGGCGACGAGCGCCGGCGGTCGGTCGAACGTCGTCTCCGCCAGCGCCTCCCGGAGCCCCTCCGTCGAGTGGAATCGGTCTGCCATACGACCGTCTCGTGGCCCACCGCTAAAGTCTCCCGCGAAGCGGCACGCCCGGCTCCGCGACGTTTAATCGCCTCGCACCCCTCTGGCCGGCTGTGACCGACGACACACCCGACCGGGCGCTGCGTGCGTTCCGGCAACACGACTCACTGACCGACCCCGAAGAGACGGACGGCGACGGCGTGACCGTGACGACGACGCCGTTCGACGCCCGGATCACCGCCGCCCCGGGCGCGGACGGCCGGCTCACGTTCGACGTGAGCGTCGCCGTCCCGACACTGTCGGCGGTGACAGAGGAGTCGGTCGCTCCGGTCGTCGAGGACGGCTGGGCGGAGACGTTCCAACTCCGCGTCGAAGACATCGGCGCCGTCACCGCTGGGGACCACGACCTCTCCCCGTCCGTCGACCGGGACGGCGACCGGCTCGTCGTGACGGCGACGCTGTCGGATCTCGACCACGACCGCGGCACGAACGACGCCGTCGCCGTCGTCGACTACGTCGAAGGAACGTACGTCCAAGGAGTGGTTCCCGGCTACG belongs to Halobaculum sp. MBLA0143 and includes:
- a CDS encoding carboxylate--amine ligase, with protein sequence MADRFHSTEGLREALAETTFDRPPALVANAHVTGVSVARALSTADVPVIAVDRDENGVAPPSRAVDFAGSVTYPLSDPEGFRADVESLVAELGTEPVAFACMDEWVRGFAETRPEGVRLSFDPDVDPVLDKANLYTLAEEHGVPYPETRDLTETDPDDAVDAVGGFPLVVKPAHKRKFEEAFGTNVVEAETRAEFDETIAAARAADARVLVQESVSVATGRDASLASYRPPADGVSFAGVGDGPLADHDALGVVGNAAVRYPQGFGTSCLVETTAQPEIAERALSVLDETGYHGISESEFVYDEDRGEYVLLDVNTRPWKWISMPVAAGANLPLAAYADTVDAVSSARAVGTDGRDGVGDARWVFLPDYLELCASDPAFRDALSRADWERLVAGDFETEPGFTTGVYRPSDPGPAAKAIETAFGGREYYCAC
- a CDS encoding DUF5813 family protein — its product is MTDDTPDRALRAFRQHDSLTDPEETDGDGVTVTTTPFDARITAAPGADGRLTFDVSVAVPTLSAVTEESVAPVVEDGWAETFQLRVEDIGAVTAGDHDLSPSVDRDGDRLVVTATLSDLDHDRGTNDAVAVVDYVEGTYVQGVVPGYEYTEPVDGLIQAARAAGGSA